The following coding sequences lie in one Panicum virgatum strain AP13 chromosome 6N, P.virgatum_v5, whole genome shotgun sequence genomic window:
- the LOC120680191 gene encoding glutathione S-transferase T3-like — translation MMEGDGFLSDILLDADDGDVAGLEELNTPNTQDTQSAPVVEPSRSTKGSKRTKNFHWEEDEVICSGWLYISKDPINGANQTRSTFWSRVHAFFEKEKKTTAVRSESSIMHRWLTIQSQVNKFCSYYAAIERRNKSGTTIQDKIAEASKMYMELDKDKKSFTLIPCWNILKEEDKWKAKMKELAELEKQADKKKNKSTKVSRPRDEATNNEAITDAAAQSTEERKRPQGIKKQKKVSSEEVAKLAWRHWTRCGRRRRPSTRKKEKAKEERFMASREVDNAALELEKKQVSNEEKKKLKRNCSRRKKR, via the exons ATGATGGAAGGAGATGGATTCTTGTCGGACATTCTGCTCGATGCAGATGATGGTGATGTTGCTGGTTTGGAAGAACTCAACACTCCGAACACACAAGACACTCAGAGTGCTCCTGTAGTTGAACCAAGTCGCAGTACAAAGGGATCGAAGAGgacaaaaaattttcattggGAGGAAGACGAAGTTATATGCTCAGGCTGGTTGTACATTAGCAAAGATCCCATTAACGGGGCCAATCAAACTCGTTCCACATTTTGGAGTAGAGTACATGCTTTCTttgagaaggagaagaaaaccacaGCTGTGAGGTCAGAGAGTTCCATTATGCATAGGTGGCTAACAATTCAGTCACAAGTTAACAAGTTCTGTTCATACTATGCCGCGATTGAGCGTAGGAATAAAAGTGGAACAACAATCCAAGACAAG ATTGCAGAAGCCTCCAAGATGTACATGGAACTAGACAAGGACAAAAAGTCTTTTACTCTTATACCTTGTTGGAACATATTGAAAGAGGAAGACAAGTGGAAAGCCAAGATGAAAGAACTTGCCGAGCTGGAGAAGCAAGCagacaagaaaaaaaacaagtccACCAAGGTGTCCAGGCCAAGGGATGAAGCCACCAATAATGAAGCTATCACAGATGCTGCTGCTCAGTCAACCGAAGAAAGGAAAAGGCCACAGGGGATAAAAAAGCAAAAGAAGGTCTCAAGcgaggaggtggcgaagcttgCATGGAGGCATTGGACAAGATGTGGGCGAAGAAGGAGGCCTTCgacaaggaaaaaagaaaaggcgaaaGAGGAGAGGTTTATGGCTTCGCGTGAGGTAGACAATGCTGCACTAGAGCTAGAGAAGAAGCAAGTgtcaaatgaagaaaaaaaaaagctgaagCGGAATTGCTCAAGGAGGAAAAAGAGATAA
- the LOC120680066 gene encoding ubiquitin carboxyl-terminal hydrolase 5-like yields the protein MYLSLPLQFASTRSMTTVVFTCDGSVPPTQFTVNVPKQGRCRDLLQALGNACSLKKVEKLLIAEIRNHKIYRFLDDPVLQLSTISDDDRLAVYRLPKLEKRANYIQFVHRREDLDHANNNSLASWKPYGVPLLAQIPRNETVTGFDIHELVHKMLVPMLRNQDSPQLAAQNSPSLHSYNTDSSKLQLQLIDDSNTVIGKLNDSIRVPQSSLATIFFINWSKEDMKKINTDHLEYLPEVFMYAPPAKRRIICYYVLA from the exons ATGTATCTTTCCTTGCCCTTACAATTTGCATCAACCCGGAGCATGACTACCGTGGTTTTTACTTGTGATGGAAGTGTTCCACCAACACAATTCACTGTAAATGTACCGAAGCAAGGTAGGTGCAGGGATCTATTACAAGCCCTTGGCAATGCATGCTCACTTAAAAAAGTGGAGAAACTTCTAATTGCCGAG ATACGGAATCATAAGATCTACCGTTTTCTTGATGATCCAGTGCTTCAACTGTCTACAATAAGCGATGATGACCGACTGGCAGTATATAGGCTCCCGAAACTGGAAAAGAGGGCCAATTATATTCAGTTTGTGCATCGCCGTGAAGACTT GGATCATGCAAACAATAACAGTTTGGCATCTTGGAAACCCTATGGTGTTCCTCTTCTTGCACAAATACCTCGCAATGAAACTGTAACAGGTTTTGATATCCATGAGTTGGTTCATAAAATGCTTGTGCCCATGCTAAGAAATCAGGACTCACCACAGTTGGCTGCCCAAAATTCTCCCTCCTTGCATAGTTATAATACTGACAGCAGCAAATTGCAGCTACAATTGATTGATGATAGCAACACAGTCATAGGAAAATTGAATGATTCTATCAGGGTCCCACAATCTTCACTTGCAACAATATTTTTTATCAATTGGTCCAAGGAAGATATGAAAAAGATTAACACTGATCATTTAGAATACCTTCCAGAGGTGTTTATGTATGCTCCTCCTGCCAAGAGGAGGATTATTTGCTATTATGTACTCGCATAG